A stretch of the Corylus avellana chromosome ca6, CavTom2PMs-1.0 genome encodes the following:
- the LOC132185393 gene encoding wall-associated receptor kinase 2-like — translation MGLRGILLQQQLPLAAIILAAIAAATAASEPNSSCIRRCGSLQIPYPFGTSEECCLDRSFLITCNNSTPFLGGSNELKVLDVSMDGEMRVSSQIARDCPNEPGNNASESAYGFSLLDHFLISPTKNKFTAVGCNTVAVIVGIIVGDENYTTGCLSLCNSIESVGNGSCDGIGCCQISIPQGMSLFGLAVSSWYNDSTVADFNPCSFGFVSEDEAYNFSSLDLMNLQNRETVPVVLDWTVGNETCTDAKTNLTSYGCKANQSECYNSINGPGYFCNCSSGFEGNPYLHDGCQDINECEISKPCNMTCTNIPGSYKCGCSKGYEGDGMKHGTGCRPIVSNSRRIAIELEYHL, via the exons ATGGGTTTGCGTGGAATACTATTGCAACAACAGCTACCGCTTGCGGCCATAATTTTAGCAGCAATAGCAGCAGCAACTGCAGCATCGGAACCCAATTCAAGCTGCATCAGAAGATGTGGATCGCTTCAAATCCCCTACCCATTTGGAACAAGCGAGGAGTGTTGCCTTGATCGATCTTTTCTCATCACTTGTAACAACTCAACACCATTTCTGGGCGGCAGTAACGAATTAAAGGTCCTAGACGTATCAATGGATGGTGAAATGCGAGTCTCAAGCCAAATAGCCCGTGATTGCCCCAACGAGCCGGGCAATAACGCCAGCGAAAGCGCTTACGGGTTCTCATTACTAGACCACTTTCTCATCTCACCTACGAAGAACAAGTTCACTGCAGTCGGTTGCAACACTGTTGCCGTTATTGTTGGTATAATAGTGGGAGACGAGAATTACACGACTGGATGCTTGTCGCTCTGTAACAGTATTGAGAGTGTTGGCAACGGATCTTGCGATGGAATTGGCTGTTGCCAGATTTCTATTCCACAAGGAATGAGTCTTTTTGGTCTGGCTGTTAGCAGCTGGTACAATGACTCCACAGTAGCCGACTTCAATCCATGTAGTTTCGGTTTTGTGTCGGAAGACGAAGCATACAACTTTTCCTCCTTGGATCTTATGAATTTACAGAACAGAGAGACTGTTCCTGTGGTGCTTGATTGGACAGTTGGGAATGAGACATGCACAGATGCTAAGACAAATTTGACAAGCTATGGATGTAAGGCAAACCAGAGTGAATGTTACAATTCCATCAACGGCCCTGGATATTTTTGCAATTGCTCCTCAGGCTTTGAAGGGAACCCATACCTCCATGATGGTTGTCAAG ATATTAATGAGTGCGAAATTTCAAAGCCCTGCAATATGACATGCACCAACATTCCGGGCAGTTATAAATGTGGTTGTTCCAAGGGGTACGAAGGTGATGGGATGAAACACGGAACAGGGTGTCGTCCTATCGTCAGCAATTCTAGGAGAATAGCTATTGAACTGG aatacCATCTTTAG